From one Triticum urartu cultivar G1812 chromosome 3, Tu2.1, whole genome shotgun sequence genomic stretch:
- the LOC125547690 gene encoding cullin-1-like: protein MDQDETPIALEDGWRDMEAGIARLKRILHGVDGTSFTSQEYINLYTMIFNMCTQKPPYDYSEQLYKRYKQALEEYIKSTVLPSLTSKHGEFLLRELVERWKNHKVMVRWLTRFFHYLDRYYVSRKLLLPLKELGLSCFHDLVFGGLKTTLTTIVIDMVDNEREGQLIDRALLKDVVGIYLEIGQGSVSLYELDFEKAFCKGTTDYYSKKAQTWMLEDSCPQYMLKVEDSLQKEKERVGHYLHASTEEKLLEVTILELISWRAEEILYKENSGCRVLLLDGKSEDLSRMYRLFSKIDAGLFHVSKIFKEHVKEEGMSLLKHAADAANGTKNEKKEAVGSPEQEFVRKAIELHDKQLAYVTNCFQDNSAFHKALKAAFEDFCNKDVAGCTSAESLASFCDSILRKGGSEKLSDEVVEETLDKVVTILTYISDKDLFVEFHRKKLGKRLLFDKSANNEHERSLLSKLKQYFGGQFTLKMENMINDVTTARDHQTKFEDYMSKKSSDHRVDFSVTVLQTGSWPSYKTSNINLPSEMIKCVENFKDYYNSNQKSKRLTWIYSMGNCNIVAKFDAKPFELIVTTYQAAMLLLFNGSERLSYSEIVTQLNLPDDDAMRLLHSLSCAKYKILNKVPSNRTISPNDVFQVNHKFTDKMRRIKVPLPPTDEKKKVVEDVNKDRRFSIDASIVRIMKSRKVMGHQQLVAECVEQLSRMFKPDIKIIKRRIEDLISREYLERDLETANTYRYLA, encoded by the exons ATGGATCAGGATGAGACGCCGATCGCGCTGGAGGACGGGTGGCGGGACATGGAGGCCGGCATCGCCAGGCTCAAGCGCATCCTCCACGGCGTCGACGGCACCAGCTTCACCTCCCAGGAGTACATCAACCTCTACAC AATGATTTTCAACATGTGCACGCAGAAGCCGCCGTACGACTACTCGGAGCAGCTCTACAAGCGCTACAAGCAGGCCCTCGAAGAGTACATCAAATCCACC GTCTTGCCCTCGTTGACGAGCAAGCACGGAGAGTTTCTGCTGAGGGAATTGGTGGAGAGGTGGAAGAACCACAAGGTGATGGTCAGGTGGTTGACCAGGTTCTTCCACTACCTCGACCGCTACTATGTTTCGCGCAAGTTGCTTCTGCCGCTCAAAGAGCTCGGCTTGAGCTGCTTCCATGATCTA GTTTTCGGCGGGCTGAAAACAACATTGACGACGATTGTTATCGACATG GTTGATAATGAGAGGGAAGGCCAGCTTATAGACCGTGCTCTTCTGAAGGATGTTGTTGGTATCTATCTCGAAATTGGACAGGGAAGTGTGAGTCTCTATGAGCTTGATTTCGAAAAAGCTTTTTGCAAGGGTACCACAGATTACTATTCTAAAAAGGCACAAACCTGGATGCTGGAGGATTCCTGCCCTCAGTACATGCTCAAG GTGGAGGACAGCTTACAGAAAGAGAAAGAGCGAGTAGGCCATTACTTGCATGCTTCAACTGAAGAGAAGTTGCTAGAG GTTACTATATTGGAACTCATAAGTTGGCGCGCAGAAGAAATTTTGTATAAGGAAAATTCTGGATGCAGAGTGTTGCTTTTAGATGGAAAG TCTGAGGATCTATCAAGAATGTACAGGCTCTTTTCCAAGATAGACGCTGGGCTGTTTCATGTATCGAAAATATTTAAGGAG CATGTCAAGGAAGAGGGCATGTCCTTGTTGAAACATGCAGCAGATGCTGCCAACGGCACAAAG AATGAGAAGAAGGAAGCTGTGGGTTCGCCGGAGCAG GAATTTGTGCGGAAAGCGATTGAGCTCCACGACAAACAGCTAGCATATGTCACCAACTGTTTCCAAGACAACTCAGCATTTCATAAG GCTCTTAAGGCGGCCTTCGAAGACTTCTGCAACAAAGATGTTGCTGGTTGTACTAGTGCTGAGTCGCTTGCATCATTCTGTGATAGCATCTTGCGGAAAGGTGGAAGCGAAAAGCTAAGCGACGAAGTTGTAGAAGAGACCCTTGATAAG GTTGTGACCATTCTCACATACATCAGCGATAAGGATCTCTTTGTTGAGTTTCACAG GAAGAAGCTTGGAAAGAGATTGCTCTTTGATAAGAGTGCCAATAATGAACACGAGCGAAGCCTCCTTTCCAAGCTCAAGCAGTACTTTGGGGGACAATTTACTTTGAAAATGGAGAACATGATCAATGACGTGACAACAGCAAGAGACCATCAGACAAAGTTTGAAGACTACATGAGCAAAAAATCATCAGATCATCGGGTAGACTTCAGTGTTACTGTTCTGCAGACAGGAAGCTGGCCAAGTTACAAAACCTCAAACATAAATCTTCCTTCCGAGATG ATTAAATGCGTCGAGAATTTCAAAGATTATTACAATTCCAACCAGAAATCCAAAAGGCTTACTTGGATCTATTCCATGGGAAATTGCAATATCGTTGCAAAGTTTGACGCCAAACCTTTTGAGCTGATTGTTACAACATATCAG GCTGCAATGCTTCTGCTATTCAATGGATCTGAACGACTAAGTTACTCTGAGATTGTGACGCAACTAAATCTGCCCGATGACGACGCCATGCGCCTGCTCCATTCACTCTCATGTGCAAAGTATAAGATTCTTAACAAAGTGCCAAGCAACCGAACAATTTCTCCAAATGACGTCTTTCAGGTCAACCACAAATTTACTGACAAAATGAGGAGGATAAAG GTACCACTTCCTCCTACCGACGAGAAGAAGAAGGTTGTCGAGGATGTCAACAAGGACAGGAGGTTCTCGATCGATGCGAGCATCGTGCGCATCATGAAGAGCCGCAAGGTCATGGGCCATCAGCAACTCGTTGCGGAGTGCGTTGAGCAGCTCAGCCGCATGTTCAAG CCTGACATCAAAATTATCAAGAGGAGGATCGAGGATCTTATCAGCAGGGAATACTTGGAACGAGACCTTGAGACTGCAAACACCTACAGATACTTAGCTTGA